In the Clostridium beijerinckii genome, one interval contains:
- the spoIIE gene encoding stage II sporulation protein E has product MRRANVQYGLGLDKYEGITRVENLRKKLWMKTSIVKLGIILISGILLGRVNLLLNQSDSLGIAPIGIAYLIAVVTKENRRNSLTVAIGIAIGYLTISSLLTDGYVYLVAVALVTIYYVFIAPAKNRKKELVGFVIILSSFFCYGLLVNKYELGVNITLCLIQTLIVLPIYYVIKYALNSLEEVNTNYFFSSEEIVSIGIFLCLLVAGIGNINISNYSIRNICALTLVLTIAYVGGATYGTMIGVSMGIMLGVASNDMMYSVAFFGVGGLIVGIFKDTGKIFSILSGIIIYTALALYSNAVTLKLGVEVLTSSVLFLCVPKPVFTSIEIEINPYRKKASLGEIQLNAIKEEFTFKLKELTSVLTNVSRCLLTNNDNENLLIKSKGSALVENLADRSCSSCENRPLCWEREFHQTFNSFQMLIQSKEEGKLAIPMDLQKRCIKNFTLLKNAEGIVTNYNVNESIKERLAEGRNILSSHITNISCTLDNLLNDFKKEVRIDTDLERLTKRILNKNSIYYNDIFCYIDKSGRVKIRLSVNNCEGADYYGKNIVSLLSSAMRMKLCIGDDGCKINPQTNECIITIEEKPKYYMVSYGAMEPKGGETQIGDSYSFGRTRNGTYMTILSDGMGSGPEAKEESKATVDLVEKLIEAGFDEDITVNTVNSIMGMRFSEDEKYATLDLNRIDLYNGNAIFVKIGAAPSFIKRGRDVISINSKNLPFGLVDEVDVEVIREVLRPGDILINVSDGILDIDKSNSGESTWIEEYLKTINSDPRELSEKVLERAKKLSNGTIKDDMTVVVSKVYLDS; this is encoded by the coding sequence ATGAGGCGAGCTAATGTGCAGTATGGATTAGGGTTGGATAAGTATGAAGGAATAACTAGAGTAGAAAACTTAAGAAAAAAGTTATGGATGAAAACATCTATAGTGAAGTTAGGGATTATTCTAATTTCAGGAATCTTGCTCGGTAGAGTAAATTTATTATTAAATCAATCAGATAGTCTTGGTATAGCGCCAATAGGAATTGCGTATTTGATAGCTGTAGTTACAAAAGAGAATAGGAGAAATAGTTTAACTGTGGCGATAGGAATCGCTATAGGATATCTAACAATAAGTAGTTTACTGACAGACGGTTATGTATATTTAGTAGCTGTAGCTTTAGTTACAATTTACTATGTGTTTATAGCACCAGCTAAAAATAGAAAAAAGGAATTAGTAGGTTTTGTAATAATTCTAAGTAGTTTTTTTTGTTATGGTTTACTAGTTAATAAATATGAACTTGGCGTAAATATAACTTTATGTTTAATACAGACATTAATTGTATTGCCCATATATTATGTTATAAAGTATGCGTTAAATTCTTTGGAAGAGGTTAATACCAATTACTTCTTTTCTTCGGAGGAAATAGTAAGTATTGGAATATTTTTATGTTTATTAGTTGCAGGAATAGGTAATATAAATATTAGTAATTACTCTATAAGAAATATATGCGCACTTACATTAGTTTTGACGATTGCGTATGTAGGCGGTGCAACATATGGAACTATGATTGGAGTTTCTATGGGTATAATGCTTGGAGTTGCTTCAAATGACATGATGTATAGTGTAGCCTTTTTTGGAGTTGGAGGCTTAATTGTTGGCATATTTAAAGATACTGGGAAAATATTTTCAATACTATCAGGTATAATAATTTATACTGCATTAGCTTTGTACTCTAATGCAGTAACATTGAAGTTGGGAGTTGAGGTTCTTACTAGTTCTGTTTTATTCTTGTGTGTTCCAAAACCTGTATTTACAAGTATTGAAATTGAGATAAATCCATATAGAAAGAAAGCATCTTTAGGCGAAATTCAATTAAATGCAATAAAGGAGGAATTTACTTTTAAATTAAAAGAGCTTACAAGTGTACTTACAAATGTATCAAGATGCTTATTAACTAACAATGATAATGAAAATTTATTGATTAAATCGAAAGGGAGTGCATTAGTAGAAAACTTGGCAGATAGAAGTTGTTCAAGCTGTGAAAATAGGCCTTTATGCTGGGAAAGAGAGTTTCATCAAACATTTAATTCTTTTCAAATGTTAATTCAAAGTAAGGAGGAGGGCAAATTAGCAATTCCTATGGATTTGCAAAAAAGATGTATCAAAAATTTTACACTTTTAAAAAATGCAGAGGGGATTGTAACCAATTATAATGTAAATGAATCAATAAAGGAAAGATTAGCAGAAGGAAGAAATATATTATCATCCCATATAACTAACATATCGTGTACTTTAGATAATCTTCTTAATGATTTTAAAAAGGAGGTTAGAATAGATACTGATTTAGAAAGATTGACGAAACGTATACTGAATAAAAACTCCATATATTACAATGATATTTTTTGCTATATAGATAAAAGCGGTAGGGTTAAGATTAGATTAAGTGTAAATAATTGCGAAGGAGCTGATTATTATGGAAAAAACATAGTTTCTCTATTGAGCAGTGCTATGAGAATGAAATTATGTATTGGGGATGATGGTTGTAAAATAAATCCACAGACAAATGAATGTATTATAACGATAGAGGAAAAACCAAAGTATTATATGGTGTCTTATGGTGCAATGGAACCAAAAGGTGGAGAAACTCAAATAGGTGATAGTTATAGTTTTGGAAGGACAAGAAATGGAACGTATATGACAATTCTAAGTGATGGGATGGGGTCTGGACCAGAGGCTAAGGAAGAAAGCAAAGCAACTGTTGATTTGGTAGAAAAGCTTATTGAAGCAGGGTTCGATGAAGATATAACGGTCAACACAGTTAATTCTATAATGGGAATGAGATTTTCGGAAGATGAAAAATATGCAACTTTAGATTTAAATAGAATTGACTTATATAATGGTAATGCAATATTTGTAAAGATAGGCGCAGCACCTAGCTTTATAAAAAGAGGCCGTGATGTAATATCTATTAATTCTAAGAATTTACCTTTTGGACTTGTAGATGAAGTGGACGTGGAAGTTATAAGAGAAGTGCTACGACCTGGTGATATTTTAATTAATGTCAGCGATGGTATTTTAGATATAGATAAATCAAACTCGGGAGAATCAACTTGGATTGAAGAATATTTAAAGACAATTAATTCAGATCCTAGAGAACTGTCAGAAAAGGTGTTAGAAAGAGCGAAAAAATTAAGTAATGGAACAATTAAAGATGATATGACAGTAGTAGTTTCAAAAGTTTATTTAGATAGCTAA
- the tilS gene encoding tRNA lysidine(34) synthetase TilS, with product MYRKVLSYIKDNNLIKPNDKILIALSGGPDSICLLNVLFELREELNISIAAAHLNHLLRGEDAFEDERYVINTCNDMGIKCFVKRVDINAYSKESKLSSEMAGRNARYDFFDEILEKEGFNKIATAHNANDQAETVLFRLMRGTGLEGLGGIRASRDDKIIRPILCLSREEVENYVKLKNLNPRIDKTNFEKIYNRNKIRLDILPYMKENFNEDIVQTLNRMSTLLQKDNEFLEKLSAGLYNKYCMECNDYFIIKKEIFKEEESLVNRVLRHALTRYSKSNYDFEVKHIYEISCLAQKYSGKLVHLPNGVCAENVYGDIYIKTKTKKSDINSKKEEIILGKDNIYINTVEFHKYVIQFSIINGYNENSINLKQGDFVKYFDFDKINNNISIRNRKNGDKIIPLGMSGSKKLKDIFIDMKIPKNERECIPILCFDERIAWVIGIRISEEYKLTSKSTNILKVVVQRKEY from the coding sequence TTGTATAGAAAAGTACTGTCTTATATAAAAGACAATAACCTTATTAAACCCAATGATAAAATTTTGATTGCTCTTTCTGGAGGACCAGATTCTATATGTCTTTTGAATGTTTTATTTGAGCTAAGAGAAGAATTAAATATAAGTATAGCTGCTGCACACTTAAATCATCTTTTAAGAGGCGAAGATGCATTTGAAGATGAGAGATATGTCATTAATACATGCAATGATATGGGAATAAAATGTTTTGTCAAACGTGTAGATATTAATGCTTATTCTAAGGAAAGTAAGTTGTCTTCGGAAATGGCTGGGAGGAATGCTAGATATGATTTTTTTGATGAAATCTTAGAAAAAGAAGGCTTTAATAAGATTGCTACTGCGCATAATGCAAATGATCAGGCGGAGACAGTCTTATTTAGGCTTATGAGAGGAACAGGCCTTGAAGGGTTGGGAGGAATTAGGGCGTCTAGAGATGATAAAATAATAAGACCCATTTTATGCTTGAGTAGAGAAGAAGTAGAAAACTACGTAAAACTAAAGAACTTAAATCCAAGAATTGATAAAACTAACTTTGAAAAAATTTATAATAGAAATAAAATAAGATTAGATATATTGCCATATATGAAAGAAAATTTTAATGAAGATATAGTACAGACTTTGAATAGGATGTCTACATTATTGCAAAAAGATAATGAATTCCTTGAAAAATTATCCGCTGGTTTATACAATAAATATTGTATGGAATGTAATGATTATTTTATAATAAAAAAGGAAATATTTAAAGAGGAAGAATCTTTGGTTAATAGAGTATTAAGGCATGCGTTAACAAGGTATTCAAAGTCTAATTACGATTTTGAAGTTAAGCATATATATGAAATATCTTGTTTGGCTCAAAAGTACTCTGGAAAGTTAGTGCATCTTCCAAATGGAGTTTGTGCTGAAAATGTTTATGGAGATATATACATAAAAACAAAGACAAAAAAATCAGATATAAATAGTAAAAAAGAAGAAATAATTTTAGGTAAAGATAACATATATATAAATACAGTTGAGTTTCATAAGTATGTTATTCAATTTTCTATAATTAATGGTTATAATGAAAATTCTATAAACTTAAAGCAAGGAGATTTCGTTAAGTATTTTGATTTTGATAAAATTAATAATAATATTTCAATACGAAATAGAAAGAATGGAGATAAAATTATTCCACTAGGAATGAGTGGTAGCAAAAAATTAAAAGATATTTTTATTGATATGAAAATTCCTAAGAATGAAAGAGAATGCATCCCTATTTTATGCTTTGATGAAAGGATTGCATGGGTTATTGGAATTAGAATCTCAGAAGAATATAAACTTACAAGTAAAAGTACGAATATATTAAAAGTAGTCGTTCAAAGAAAGGAATATTAA
- the hpt gene encoding hypoxanthine phosphoribosyltransferase, producing the protein MKQDIQEILYSEEILSKRIKELASEISTDYRGKDLLIVGILKGSVIFAAELIKNISIKCEIDFMAVSSYGSSTETSGVVRILKDLDNSIEGKDILVVEDIVDTGVTLTYLLKYLKARKANSIEIVALLNKQARRKSDLDVKYIGFEVPDGFIVGYGIDYAEKYRNLPFIGILKPEVYEK; encoded by the coding sequence ATGAAACAAGATATACAAGAGATACTATACTCAGAAGAAATTTTAAGTAAGAGAATTAAAGAACTTGCAAGTGAAATAAGTACAGATTATAGAGGAAAAGATTTACTTATAGTTGGTATTTTAAAAGGATCAGTAATATTTGCTGCCGAGCTAATAAAAAACATATCTATTAAATGTGAAATAGATTTTATGGCAGTTTCAAGCTATGGAAGTTCTACAGAAACATCTGGTGTCGTAAGAATATTAAAAGACTTAGATAATAGTATAGAAGGAAAAGATATTTTAGTGGTTGAGGATATCGTTGATACAGGAGTAACCTTAACATATTTACTTAAATATTTAAAAGCGAGAAAAGCAAATAGTATAGAAATAGTTGCATTACTAAATAAGCAAGCGAGGCGTAAATCTGATTTAGATGTTAAATATATTGGATTTGAGGTTCCTGATGGATTCATAGTAGGTTATGGAATAGATTATGCTGAAAAATACAGGAATTTACCTTTTATAGGGATATTAAAGCCTGAAGTATATGAAAAATAG
- the ftsH gene encoding ATP-dependent zinc metalloprotease FtsH — protein MKKYSSAAVWIVCSVMLILAAVTMWQTGKGSNEITYSSFIQKWNSNEIESILVKEDSMTIEGKTTDNKSFVTIAPGELVSSLIVNQPKLDVKVVFEKPSNNATWIATLLPFILMAVFIFIFLFIFTQQSQSGSGGRGVMNFGKSKAKMVTPDTQTVTFEDIAGADEEKAELEEIVEFLKLPSKYIQIGARIPKGVLLVGPPGTGKTLLAKAIAGEAGVPFFSISGSDFVEMFVGVGASRVRSLFEEAKKNSPCIVFIDEIDAVGRQRGAGLGGGHDEREQTLNQLLVEMDGFGANEGIIMIAATNRPDILDPALLRPGRFDRQIIVGAPDVKGREEILKVHTRKKPLNDDVKLDVLARRTPGFSGADLENLTNEAALLAVRKDKKQISMSEMEEAITKVIAGPEKKSRVITEHDRKLTAYHEAGHAVVMRLLPHCDPVHEISVIPRGRAGGYTMHLPKEDTSYTSKSKLKDEMVGLLGGRVAERLIMGDISTGAKNDIDRASHIARSMVMDYGMSEEIGTISFSTSGHDEVFLGRDLGKGRNFSEEIGSKIDKEIKKFIDEAYDRANKLLKENINKLHAVAKALIEKEKLDAEEFEDIFVNN, from the coding sequence ATGAAAAAATATTCAAGTGCGGCTGTATGGATTGTATGCTCAGTTATGCTGATTTTAGCAGCAGTTACTATGTGGCAAACAGGAAAAGGTTCTAATGAGATAACTTATAGTTCATTTATACAAAAGTGGAATTCAAATGAAATAGAAAGTATCTTAGTCAAGGAAGACAGCATGACTATAGAAGGAAAAACTACTGATAATAAAAGTTTTGTTACTATTGCTCCGGGTGAACTTGTTAGTTCGCTTATAGTAAATCAGCCTAAATTAGATGTTAAAGTCGTTTTTGAGAAACCATCTAATAATGCAACGTGGATAGCAACATTACTTCCATTTATATTAATGGCAGTATTTATATTTATATTCCTATTTATATTTACTCAACAATCCCAAAGCGGAAGTGGTGGAAGAGGGGTTATGAATTTTGGTAAAAGCAAAGCTAAAATGGTAACTCCAGATACACAAACAGTTACATTTGAAGATATAGCAGGTGCGGATGAAGAGAAAGCTGAGCTTGAAGAAATTGTTGAATTTTTAAAATTGCCATCAAAGTATATACAGATAGGCGCAAGAATTCCTAAAGGGGTTTTATTAGTTGGGCCTCCTGGGACTGGAAAAACATTACTTGCAAAAGCGATAGCGGGAGAGGCAGGCGTGCCATTCTTTAGTATATCAGGATCAGATTTTGTTGAAATGTTTGTTGGTGTTGGTGCATCGAGAGTTAGAAGTTTATTTGAAGAAGCAAAGAAAAATTCACCTTGTATAGTATTTATAGATGAAATTGATGCAGTTGGAAGACAGAGAGGTGCAGGCTTAGGTGGAGGACATGACGAAAGAGAACAGACATTAAATCAACTTCTTGTTGAAATGGATGGATTCGGTGCTAATGAAGGTATCATAATGATAGCTGCAACAAATAGGCCTGATATATTAGATCCAGCGTTATTAAGACCAGGAAGATTTGATAGGCAAATAATTGTTGGAGCTCCAGATGTAAAAGGTAGAGAGGAAATTCTTAAAGTTCATACAAGAAAGAAACCACTAAATGATGATGTGAAGTTAGATGTGCTTGCTAGAAGAACACCAGGGTTTTCGGGAGCAGATTTAGAAAATCTAACAAATGAAGCGGCATTACTTGCTGTTAGAAAAGACAAAAAACAAATTTCTATGTCTGAAATGGAAGAAGCAATAACAAAAGTAATTGCAGGTCCTGAGAAAAAGAGTAGGGTAATAACTGAACATGATAGGAAATTAACAGCTTATCATGAAGCAGGTCATGCAGTTGTTATGAGATTGCTTCCACACTGTGATCCGGTTCATGAAATAAGTGTAATTCCAAGAGGTAGAGCTGGTGGATATACTATGCATCTTCCAAAGGAGGACACTTCTTATACATCTAAGTCTAAATTAAAAGATGAGATGGTTGGACTCCTAGGTGGAAGAGTTGCTGAAAGATTGATTATGGGAGATATAAGTACTGGTGCAAAAAATGATATAGATAGAGCAAGTCATATAGCTAGAAGTATGGTTATGGATTATGGTATGAGCGAAGAAATTGGAACTATATCATTTAGTACTTCAGGGCATGATGAAGTTTTCCTTGGAAGAGACTTAGGTAAGGGGAGAAACTTTAGCGAAGAGATAGGTTCTAAAATAGATAAAGAAATAAAGAAATTTATAGATGAGGCTTATGATAGAGCTAATAAGCTTCTAAAAGAAAATATAAACAAATTACATGCTGTTGCAAAAGCTTTAATTGAAAAAGAAAAACTTGATGCAGAAGAATTCGAAGATATTTTTGTAAATAATTAA
- a CDS encoding formate--tetrahydrofolate ligase: MKSDIQIAQEAKMEPIKNVAEKLGLCEDDIEYYGKYKCKISLDVYDKVKNNNNGKLVLVTAINPTPAGEGKSTVTVGLGQALNRIGKKAVIALREPSLGPVFGIKGGAAGGGYAQVVPMEDINLHFTGDMHAITSANNLLSAAIDNHIHQGNVLRIDSRRIVFKRVMDMNDRALRHIIVGMGGKVNGFVREDGFNITVASEIMAILCLASDLEDLKERMGNIVIAYNLDGNPVYAKELEVQGAMALLMKDAIKPNLVQTLENTPALIHGGPFANIAHGCNSIMATKLALKLGDVAITEAGFGADLGAEKFFDIKCRYGNLEPECVVVVATIRALKHHGGVAKTELNVPNVEALKDGIANLEKQIENIKKFKITPVVAINKFVTDSSEEVEFIKDFCDRIGVKVALCDVWAKGGEGGIDLANIVLDALENSESNFEPIYDKEKSIREKIFTIASEIYGADKVNYTPAAKKQIDELEKFKLDKLPVCMAKTQYSLSDNPSLLARPTGFDITVKEVRVSNGAGFIVVQTGDIMTMPGLPKVPAANKMDVLKSGEIIGLF; the protein is encoded by the coding sequence ATGAAAAGTGATATTCAGATTGCTCAAGAGGCAAAGATGGAGCCGATAAAAAATGTGGCTGAAAAATTGGGACTTTGCGAAGATGATATAGAGTACTATGGAAAATATAAGTGTAAAATATCTTTAGATGTATATGATAAGGTTAAAAATAATAATAATGGAAAGTTAGTTTTGGTAACAGCTATAAATCCAACTCCTGCAGGAGAAGGAAAGTCAACAGTTACAGTAGGGCTTGGTCAGGCTTTAAACAGGATTGGGAAGAAAGCCGTTATAGCATTAAGGGAGCCATCATTAGGACCGGTTTTCGGGATCAAGGGTGGAGCAGCTGGGGGAGGATATGCTCAAGTTGTTCCTATGGAAGATATCAATCTTCATTTTACTGGAGATATGCATGCTATTACATCTGCTAATAATTTGTTATCTGCAGCAATAGATAACCATATTCACCAAGGTAATGTTTTAAGAATTGATTCTAGAAGAATTGTATTTAAAAGAGTAATGGATATGAATGATAGAGCGTTAAGACATATCATTGTTGGGATGGGTGGAAAGGTTAATGGATTTGTTAGAGAAGATGGATTCAATATAACTGTTGCATCTGAAATAATGGCTATATTATGTTTAGCAAGTGATCTAGAAGATTTGAAAGAAAGAATGGGGAATATAGTAATTGCATATAATTTAGATGGAAATCCTGTTTATGCTAAGGAACTAGAAGTACAAGGAGCTATGGCGCTACTAATGAAAGACGCGATTAAGCCTAACTTGGTTCAAACATTAGAAAATACTCCTGCATTAATACATGGAGGACCATTTGCTAATATTGCTCATGGATGTAATTCTATAATGGCAACTAAGCTTGCTTTAAAGTTGGGAGATGTTGCCATAACAGAAGCTGGATTTGGAGCGGATTTAGGTGCAGAGAAGTTCTTTGATATTAAATGCAGATATGGTAATTTAGAACCTGAATGTGTTGTAGTTGTTGCGACTATAAGAGCATTAAAGCATCATGGCGGAGTAGCTAAGACAGAATTAAATGTTCCAAATGTTGAAGCATTAAAAGATGGAATTGCTAATTTGGAAAAACAGATAGAGAATATAAAGAAGTTTAAAATTACACCTGTTGTTGCAATAAATAAGTTTGTTACAGATAGTTCGGAAGAAGTGGAATTCATTAAGGATTTTTGCGATAGAATTGGGGTTAAAGTAGCATTGTGTGATGTGTGGGCTAAAGGTGGTGAAGGTGGAATTGACCTTGCCAATATAGTGTTAGATGCACTAGAGAATAGTGAATCAAATTTTGAGCCTATATATGATAAGGAAAAATCTATTAGAGAGAAAATATTTACAATTGCTAGTGAAATTTATGGAGCAGATAAAGTTAATTATACTCCAGCAGCAAAAAAACAAATTGATGAATTAGAAAAGTTCAAGTTGGATAAACTTCCTGTATGTATGGCAAAAACGCAATATTCACTATCAGATAATCCTAGCCTTTTAGCTAGGCCTACAGGATTTGATATTACAGTTAAAGAAGTCAGAGTATCAAATGGAGCTGGATTTATAGTGGTTCAGACAGGTGACATAATGACTATGCCTGGCCTTCCAAAGGTACCAGCAGCAAATAAGATGGATGTATTAAAAAGTGGAGAAATAATAGGATTATTCTAA
- a CDS encoding type III pantothenate kinase — protein sequence MILLVDAGNTNIVLGVHNGERYIASWRISSEGNKTSDEYGIQVMQLFNLSDIDPKNITGVIVSSVVPNIMHSLENMLRKCFCHEPIIVGPGVKTGINIKYDNPREVGADRIVNAVAAYEIYKRPVIIIDFGTATTFCAVRANGDYLGGCICPGIRISADALFERAAKLPRVELEVPKNMICKNTVSSMQSGIIFGYIGQVEYIVKKMKQEMKNSKYKEEPFVLATGGLANLIAKETDVIDKVDSDLTLEGLKILYEKNKEIEISQR from the coding sequence ATGATTTTACTTGTTGATGCAGGTAATACTAACATTGTTTTGGGAGTACATAATGGAGAAAGGTATATAGCTAGTTGGCGTATTTCAAGTGAAGGAAATAAAACTTCAGATGAGTATGGTATACAAGTTATGCAACTATTTAACTTAAGTGACATTGATCCTAAAAATATTACTGGAGTTATAGTTTCTTCTGTTGTTCCTAATATAATGCATTCTTTAGAAAATATGTTAAGAAAATGTTTTTGTCACGAACCTATAATAGTTGGACCAGGAGTGAAAACTGGAATAAATATTAAATATGATAACCCGAGAGAAGTTGGAGCAGATAGAATAGTAAATGCTGTTGCTGCATATGAAATTTACAAGAGACCAGTTATAATAATAGACTTTGGAACAGCTACAACTTTTTGTGCAGTAAGAGCGAATGGAGATTATCTTGGAGGATGCATATGCCCTGGAATAAGAATTTCGGCGGATGCTTTATTTGAAAGAGCAGCTAAGCTTCCTAGAGTAGAATTAGAAGTACCAAAAAATATGATTTGCAAAAATACTGTATCAAGTATGCAATCTGGTATTATATTTGGTTATATTGGGCAAGTTGAATATATAGTGAAAAAAATGAAACAAGAAATGAAAAATTCTAAGTATAAGGAAGAACCTTTTGTATTAGCAACAGGTGGATTAGCAAATTTAATAGCTAAAGAGACTGATGTTATTGATAAGGTTGATTCGGATTTAACACTAGAAGGATTAAAAATATTATATGAAAAAAACAAAGAAATAGAGATTTCCCAAAGATAA
- the dusB gene encoding tRNA dihydrouridine synthase DusB — protein MKIGNLTFENNIFLAPMAGVTDISFRGLCKEMGCGLVYTEMVSAKALYYGSENTQTLLRIADEEKPVAAQIFGREPDVMARICEEYLNNREDICIIDINMGCPAPKIVKNGEGSALMKEPELAYDIVRTIKKVSTKPVTVKFRKGFDEDNINAVEFAKGMEQAGADAIAVHGRTRKQMYQGKADWDIIKRVKDSVSIPVIGNGDVFSPEDAIRMKRTTNCDGIMIARGSQGNPWIFRQINNLLNGEVIQEVSDNEKIEMCIRHYELAIKYDGEFKAIREMRKHASWYIKGLPRCTELKNKINTINDSEKVIEALRKYQDEL, from the coding sequence ATGAAGATAGGGAATTTAACCTTTGAAAACAATATATTTCTAGCACCTATGGCAGGAGTAACTGACATATCATTTAGAGGATTATGTAAGGAAATGGGATGCGGTTTGGTTTACACCGAAATGGTTAGTGCTAAAGCATTATATTATGGAAGCGAGAATACACAAACCTTACTTAGAATAGCAGATGAAGAAAAACCAGTTGCGGCCCAGATATTTGGTAGAGAGCCAGATGTGATGGCTAGAATTTGTGAGGAATATTTAAATAACAGGGAAGATATTTGTATAATTGATATTAATATGGGATGCCCAGCTCCCAAAATAGTTAAAAATGGAGAGGGATCTGCATTAATGAAAGAACCGGAACTTGCATACGATATCGTTAGAACTATAAAAAAAGTTTCAACCAAACCTGTTACTGTCAAGTTTAGAAAAGGATTTGATGAAGATAATATTAATGCAGTAGAATTTGCAAAAGGGATGGAACAAGCTGGAGCAGATGCTATTGCTGTTCATGGACGAACACGAAAACAAATGTATCAAGGGAAAGCAGATTGGGACATAATAAAGAGAGTTAAGGATAGTGTTTCAATTCCTGTAATAGGAAATGGAGATGTATTTTCTCCAGAAGATGCTATCAGAATGAAAAGAACTACAAATTGTGATGGAATAATGATTGCAAGAGGAAGTCAAGGAAATCCATGGATATTTAGACAGATAAATAATTTGCTTAATGGAGAAGTAATTCAAGAAGTTTCAGATAATGAAAAAATTGAAATGTGTATTAGGCATTACGAATTAGCAATAAAATATGATGGGGAATTTAAAGCGATAAGAGAAATGAGAAAACACGCATCATGGTATATTAAAGGACTTCCAAGATGCACAGAACTTAAAAATAAGATTAATACTATAAATGATAGTGAAAAAGTTATTGAAGCTTTAAGAAAATATCAAGATGAATTATAG
- the greA gene encoding transcription elongation factor GreA, whose product MSQSKQYVMTYEGVKKLESELEYLKTVKRKEITEKIKIALGYGDLSENSEYDEAKNDQAFTEGRIIQLENMLKNAVVVDESEIPSDIVSVGSKVKVKDYEFDEEVEYSIVGSAEADPMNFKISNESPVGNALVGKKVGDVVEVTVPDGVNKFEILGISRS is encoded by the coding sequence ATGAGCCAATCAAAACAATATGTTATGACTTATGAAGGTGTTAAAAAATTAGAAAGTGAATTAGAATATCTAAAAACAGTAAAAAGAAAAGAAATAACTGAAAAGATAAAAATTGCTTTAGGATACGGAGACTTAAGTGAAAATTCTGAATATGATGAAGCTAAAAACGACCAAGCATTTACAGAAGGAAGAATAATTCAATTAGAAAATATGCTTAAAAATGCAGTGGTTGTAGATGAGTCAGAGATTCCAAGTGATATTGTTTCAGTTGGATCAAAGGTAAAAGTTAAAGATTATGAATTTGATGAAGAAGTAGAGTATTCAATAGTAGGTTCTGCAGAAGCGGACCCTATGAATTTTAAAATATCAAACGAATCACCGGTTGGAAATGCACTAGTTGGTAAAAAAGTTGGTGATGTAGTAGAGGTAACAGTTCCAGACGGAGTTAATAAATTCGAAATACTAGGAATAAGTAGAAGTTAA